A single Lolium perenne isolate Kyuss_39 chromosome 6, Kyuss_2.0, whole genome shotgun sequence DNA region contains:
- the LOC127344946 gene encoding disease resistance protein RGA2 has protein sequence MRPLQRILHPPSVFSLPLSLSPIHRTQQRETQTRRREVWSIWSWLCLQLQATWVHMVVEEADCRHLTNSKMLLELKMLADAMYRGYHALDTAKSRTLRISRVEEDEVSSSDSIKSFRSTRRTAASTYHSLQRALDGLETMVSNMTEFVLLLGGCERMFRSPYDTYLYTDHFMFGRHIEKQQVINILLQENPTSAPTVLPIIGTGRVGKKTLVAHVCNNQKVLSHFSSILHLNGESFYKTENETFIQTGRTLVVVELTSDVDDETWQKFYSSTTAHIGRGSKIIIITKIQRITRFGTVRPVCLNSFSPEEYSYLFKVLAFGSTNPEEHPQLASIAEDIAAVLGGSMITANVYADVLRKNQSAKFWLSILKKYRYVVQSNFSVYGEHPKYLMDKDHPIDISNIASSPTPLRLMPPHREEDDSKRNLPKVMFGDLIAGSAILPREEFELVAWESRIPPYKKFLNVAKFFDEMSLPQPAVSPSKKRRR, from the exons ATGAGACCTCTCCAGCGGATTCTCCATCCTCCCTCTGTGTTTTCtctgcctctctctctctcccccataCACAGGACACAGCAAAGAGAAACACAAACACGACGAAGAGAAGTCTGGAGCATATGGAGCTGGTTGTGTCTTCAATTGCAGGCGACCTG GGTTCACATGGTCGTCGAGGAGGCCGATTGTCGACACCTTACCAACTCCAAGATGCTACTCGAGCTGAAGATGCTTGCTGATGCCATGTACCGAGGCTACCATGCCCTGGACACCGCCAAGTCTCGAACCCTTCGCATCTCAAGGGTTGAAGAAGACGAGGTTAGCAGCTCTGATTCCATTAAGTCTTTTCGTTCCACACGGAGGACCGCTGCTTCAACTTATCACAGCCTTCAAAGGGCACTGGATGGTTTAGAAACCATGGTTTCTAATATGACAGAGTTTGTCTTGCTTCTAGGTGGATGTGAACGCATGTTTCGCAGCCCTTATGACACATACCTCTATACTGACCATTTCATGTTTGGCCGTCACATAGAGAAACAACAAGTGATCAATATCTTACTGCAAGAGAATCCTACTTCTGCTCCAACTGTGCTGCCGATCATCGGCACTGGTAGAGTTGGAAAGAAAACTCTGGTCGCACATGTTTGCAACAACCAAAAAGTCCTGTCACACTTTTCCTCAATCCTGCACTTGAATGGAGAGAGCTTCTATAAAACTGAGAACGAAACATTCATCCAGACAGGCCGGACTTTGGTTGTGGTTGAACTCACTTCAGATGTGGACGATGAGACTTGGCAAAAGTTTTACTCATCAACAACAGCACATATAGGCAGAGGAAGCAAGATCATAATCATAACTAAGATTCAGAGGATAACTAGGTTCGGGACAGTAAGGCCAGTGTGCTTGAATAGCTTCTCACCTGAGGAGTATAGCTATCTCTTCAAGGTTCTTGCTTTTGGAAGCACAAACCCAGAGGAGCACCCTCAGCTAGCATCGATAGCAGAAGACATAGCAGCAGTACTGGGAGGATCAATGATCACAGCAAACGTATATGCTGATGTGCTTAGGAAAAATCAAAGTGCTAAATTTTGGCTTAGTATCTTGAAGAAGTACAGGTATGTGGTGCAGAGTAATTTTTCGGTATATGGTGAACACCCAAAGTATCTTATGGACAAAGATCATCCTATTGACATATCCAACATTGCATCATCACCTACTCCACTTCGCCTCATGCCTCCTCACAGAGAAGAAGATGATTCCAAAAGGAATTTGCCTAAGGTTATGTTTGGAGACCTGATTGCAGGTTCCGCAATTTTGCCAAGGGAAGAGTTTGAGCTAGTCGCATGGGAATCGCGGATACCACCATATAAAAAGTTTCTTAATGTTGCTAAATTCTTTGATGAGATGAGCTTGCCTCAGCCTGCAGTTTCACCTAGCAAGAAGCGCCGACGATAG